Proteins encoded in a region of the Streptomyces akebiae genome:
- a CDS encoding YcnI family protein, with protein sequence MISRAPGHPSSRCRRLSVAAVAGAAAVVLLAAPGAFAHVTVNPRTAEPGGFTKADFRVPNERDADFTVRVEIAFPAEHPLRHVSVQPVPGWKVTVKKERLKQPIVDGDHEITEAVTSVLWEGGTIRPGEFQEFPVSLGPLPEDAPELVFKAVQTYSGGEVVRWIDVPEKGEAEPEHPAPVLALKSTAPVTAAAPAAARTSYEAEAPATDMVSRLLGGSGLAVGLAALGWAAAGRRATATRSAQAARQEEITA encoded by the coding sequence ATGATTTCCCGCGCTCCCGGGCATCCGTCCAGCCGCTGCCGCCGCCTGTCGGTCGCGGCCGTCGCCGGAGCCGCCGCCGTCGTCCTCCTCGCCGCGCCCGGTGCCTTCGCCCACGTCACCGTCAACCCGAGGACGGCCGAGCCCGGCGGCTTCACCAAGGCCGACTTCCGGGTGCCGAACGAGCGGGACGCCGACTTCACCGTGCGGGTGGAGATAGCCTTCCCGGCCGAGCACCCCTTGCGGCATGTGTCGGTCCAGCCCGTTCCCGGCTGGAAGGTGACGGTGAAGAAGGAGCGACTGAAGCAGCCGATCGTGGACGGTGACCACGAGATCACCGAGGCGGTCACGTCCGTCCTGTGGGAGGGCGGCACGATCCGCCCAGGGGAGTTCCAGGAATTCCCCGTGTCCCTGGGGCCCCTTCCCGAGGACGCCCCCGAGCTGGTCTTCAAGGCGGTGCAGACCTACTCGGGGGGCGAGGTGGTGCGCTGGATCGACGTCCCGGAGAAGGGCGAGGCCGAGCCCGAGCACCCCGCACCGGTCCTCGCACTGAAGAGCACCGCACCGGTCACGGCGGCGGCACCGGCCGCGGCCAGGACCTCGTACGAGGCGGAGGCGCCCGCCACCGACATGGTGTCGCGACTGCTCGGCGGCAGCGGGCTGGCCGTCGGCCTCGCCGCCCTCGGCTGGGCGGCGGCCGGGCGGCGGGCCACCGCGACGCGGTCCGCCCAGGCGGCGAGGCAGGAAGAGATCACGGCCTGA
- a CDS encoding cupredoxin domain-containing protein, with translation MRSSRGWRQRRPWTTRAVAGAVALALSGLVLAVTAPAASAATHPVSIRNLQYNPASMNVAVGDSVTWSNDDSVIHSVTGGPLNSPDLDPGENYSFTFTSAGTFDYRCKFHPDMTGTVVVGGSSSPSPTPTSTSTSSPTPTPPPTGTTSPAPSGGTGGDGEGGGPVGVGPLPVSFHLTDNQNAWFDTNTNLFGGRALAVAEMPRVPISGTTSSLPGLNLDGLPLIGEATGDGGLLGGDALGALNGDLPGLDEFDFDGSDAPLIGDLGVDPLKLLGLDSTKDAINKALPDGDPRAEEAATLLDQLSDEMEDKPANAPTTLDDLPVGADLLPLLEDIQKYAETNDLELPVTANFDVSAPAAASAHTVTGLIWPEKAKGFPFDQGGAFVGKTSVQLTEPGLYAFACKVHPFMLGAIVVDDPLTPGLDFGEKLRVNSRSLNVPSNADIIAELVQKFFTITVPANWQRYSDTEATQWNPSYPPAPILMNTSDGKQELVPSLDAYLKNKFNTPKTLPAANQKPSVPGVGEVWVDTQFEKFAGKSKPGAATKIDASDWTVDRKVALPQINMNNPHNMWTDRDEKYIYQTEWFNDKLDVFDRKTGEFVRQIKVGPDPSHVMTRTDTDQLHVALNGGGAVMELAPGGTGIDRRIPVQAPGEKIAHPHAHWMSGDAKHMVTPNVNTYDSTIVDIPTGGIRKEKTGELPIATGMTPDGAKAYEANFLGGSVSCISIKEDACVDGGTKTHYKEIDLWGDYDPVKGATGDFGGLPIQLPVTPDGSALLVANTLTSNITVIDPKTDKIVKYLPCDAGCHGINFGAKKGGGYYGYVSSKFSNAMSVVDVDPNGDGDISDAKVVGRMLLTGDDNTKMDDKITGYAGMGGQGVLAVPLVYNGWAQRVPGNAVNDQLTCRQRNPIDYESKCS, from the coding sequence ATGCGCTCGTCCAGAGGCTGGCGGCAACGCCGGCCCTGGACGACGCGTGCTGTGGCGGGTGCCGTGGCGCTCGCCTTGAGCGGGCTCGTCCTGGCCGTGACCGCTCCCGCGGCTTCCGCGGCGACGCACCCGGTCTCGATCAGGAATCTGCAGTACAACCCGGCCAGCATGAACGTAGCGGTCGGCGACTCCGTGACCTGGTCGAACGACGACAGCGTCATCCACAGCGTGACCGGGGGACCGCTGAACTCACCCGACCTCGATCCGGGGGAGAACTACTCCTTCACCTTCACGTCCGCTGGGACCTTCGACTACCGCTGCAAGTTCCACCCGGACATGACCGGCACCGTGGTCGTCGGCGGTTCGTCGTCGCCCTCGCCGACCCCGACCTCCACCAGCACCTCCAGCCCGACACCGACGCCGCCTCCCACGGGCACCACCTCCCCGGCGCCCTCGGGTGGTACGGGCGGTGACGGTGAGGGCGGTGGCCCGGTCGGCGTCGGGCCCCTGCCCGTCTCCTTCCACCTCACCGACAACCAGAACGCGTGGTTCGACACGAACACCAACCTGTTCGGCGGCCGCGCCCTTGCGGTGGCCGAGATGCCGCGCGTACCGATCAGCGGCACCACGTCCAGCCTCCCGGGGCTGAACCTTGACGGTCTCCCCCTGATAGGTGAGGCGACCGGCGACGGCGGCCTGCTCGGTGGCGACGCCCTCGGTGCGCTCAACGGCGACCTGCCCGGCCTCGACGAGTTCGACTTCGACGGCTCGGACGCACCGCTGATCGGCGACCTCGGGGTCGACCCGCTGAAGCTGCTGGGTCTGGACTCGACCAAGGACGCCATCAACAAGGCCCTGCCCGATGGCGACCCCCGCGCCGAGGAGGCGGCCACGCTGCTCGACCAGCTGTCCGACGAGATGGAGGACAAGCCGGCGAACGCGCCGACCACGCTGGACGACCTGCCGGTCGGCGCCGATCTGCTCCCGCTTCTGGAGGACATCCAGAAGTACGCCGAGACCAACGACCTCGAGCTCCCGGTGACGGCGAACTTCGATGTCTCGGCTCCCGCCGCTGCCTCGGCGCACACCGTCACCGGCCTCATCTGGCCGGAGAAGGCGAAGGGCTTCCCCTTCGACCAGGGCGGCGCCTTCGTCGGCAAGACCAGCGTCCAGCTGACCGAGCCGGGCCTGTACGCCTTCGCGTGCAAGGTGCACCCGTTCATGCTCGGTGCGATCGTCGTCGACGACCCGCTCACCCCGGGTCTGGACTTCGGCGAGAAGCTGCGCGTCAACAGCCGCTCGCTGAACGTGCCGTCCAACGCCGACATCATCGCCGAGCTGGTGCAGAAGTTCTTCACCATCACGGTCCCGGCCAACTGGCAGCGGTACAGCGACACCGAGGCCACGCAGTGGAACCCGTCCTACCCGCCGGCGCCGATCCTGATGAACACCAGCGACGGCAAGCAGGAGCTCGTCCCCAGCCTGGACGCGTACCTGAAGAACAAGTTCAACACGCCGAAGACCCTCCCCGCCGCGAACCAGAAGCCCAGCGTCCCGGGCGTCGGTGAGGTCTGGGTGGACACCCAGTTCGAGAAGTTCGCGGGCAAGTCCAAGCCGGGTGCGGCCACCAAGATCGACGCCTCCGACTGGACCGTCGACCGCAAGGTCGCGCTGCCCCAGATCAACATGAACAACCCACACAATATGTGGACGGACCGTGACGAAAAGTACATCTACCAAACCGAGTGGTTCAACGACAAGCTGGACGTCTTCGACCGCAAGACCGGTGAGTTCGTCCGGCAGATCAAGGTCGGCCCCGACCCGTCCCACGTCATGACCAGGACGGACACGGACCAGCTGCACGTCGCCCTCAACGGCGGCGGCGCGGTCATGGAGCTGGCACCGGGCGGCACCGGTATCGACCGGCGCATTCCCGTCCAGGCCCCGGGTGAGAAGATCGCCCACCCGCACGCCCACTGGATGAGCGGCGACGCCAAGCACATGGTCACGCCGAACGTGAACACCTACGACTCGACCATCGTGGACATTCCGACCGGCGGCATCCGCAAGGAGAAGACCGGCGAACTGCCGATCGCGACCGGCATGACACCGGACGGCGCCAAGGCGTACGAGGCCAACTTCCTGGGTGGCTCCGTCTCGTGCATCTCCATCAAGGAGGACGCGTGCGTCGACGGCGGCACGAAGACCCACTACAAGGAGATCGACCTGTGGGGCGACTACGACCCGGTCAAGGGCGCCACGGGTGACTTCGGTGGTCTGCCGATCCAGCTGCCGGTGACCCCGGACGGCAGTGCGCTCCTGGTGGCGAACACCCTGACGTCGAACATCACGGTGATCGACCCGAAGACGGACAAGATCGTGAAGTACCTCCCCTGTGACGCCGGGTGCCACGGCATCAACTTCGGCGCCAAGAAGGGCGGAGGCTACTACGGCTACGTCTCGAGCAAGTTCTCGAACGCCATGTCCGTCGTCGACGTCGACCCGAACGGCGACGGCGACATCTCGGACGCCAAGGTCGTCGGCCGGATGCTCCTGACCGGTGACGACAACACCAAGATGGACGACAAGATCACCGGCTACGCCGGCATGGGCGGGCAGGGTGTTCTCGCGGTCCCGCTGGTCTACAACGGCTGGGCTCAGCGCGTGCCCGGCAACGCGGTCAACGACCAGCTGACGTGCCGTCAGCGCAACCCCATCGACTACGAGAGCAAGTGCTCGTAG
- a CDS encoding ATP-binding protein, with product MADFVGRRYELETLDRELGKVTAGVGGERPGRCVMLRGRRRVGKSRLVERFAERSGAPFLFYAATGASPGADLERLSQDAQSSSLPLANLLSAARPASWDAAFDVLAAALPHDRASVVVVDEVPYLMDAEGAFEGMLQRAWDRVLEKKPVLLVLIGSDLSMMEALNSYGRPFHQRGREMVLGPLNPAEVGEMLGLDPASAFDAALITGGLPLICAEWTHGAGMWEFLRAALSDPVSALLVSAERSLAAEFPQQVQARTVLSAIGSGERTFSNIARAAGGIGATPLQRSLGILADKRVIAAELPVSTRPSKDRRYRVADPYLRFWLKLLGPAMEEIERGRGDLTLRRIRENWTSWRGRAIEPLVREALARLLPDANLPAAPAIGGYWTRTNDVEIDVVGADRAPIAKELLFVGSVKWLENSPFDRHDLAALHRHRAALTPAPVPVIAVSRSGIDCAGLDAAYGPAELLAAWSS from the coding sequence ATGGCAGATTTCGTGGGCAGGCGGTATGAGCTCGAAACGCTGGATCGCGAGCTGGGCAAGGTGACGGCCGGGGTCGGTGGGGAGCGGCCCGGGCGGTGCGTGATGCTTCGAGGGCGCCGCCGGGTGGGTAAGTCGCGATTGGTGGAGCGGTTCGCCGAGAGGTCCGGTGCGCCGTTCCTCTTCTATGCCGCCACAGGGGCGTCGCCGGGGGCGGACCTGGAGCGGCTCAGCCAGGATGCGCAGTCGTCCAGCCTTCCGCTGGCGAATCTGCTGTCCGCGGCCCGTCCGGCGAGTTGGGATGCGGCCTTCGACGTACTGGCGGCGGCACTGCCGCACGACCGGGCGAGTGTGGTGGTCGTGGACGAGGTGCCCTATTTGATGGATGCGGAGGGCGCCTTCGAAGGCATGCTTCAGCGGGCCTGGGACCGAGTGCTGGAGAAAAAGCCGGTTCTGCTGGTTCTCATCGGTTCCGACCTGTCGATGATGGAGGCGCTGAACAGCTATGGACGCCCGTTCCACCAGCGCGGACGGGAGATGGTGCTGGGTCCGCTGAACCCGGCGGAGGTGGGCGAGATGCTCGGCCTCGATCCCGCCTCGGCCTTCGACGCGGCCTTGATCACCGGTGGACTGCCTCTGATCTGTGCGGAGTGGACGCACGGCGCCGGGATGTGGGAGTTCCTGCGGGCGGCGCTCAGCGATCCGGTCTCGGCCTTGCTGGTATCGGCGGAGCGCTCGCTCGCCGCGGAGTTCCCCCAGCAGGTCCAGGCACGCACCGTTCTTTCGGCGATCGGCAGCGGTGAGCGGACGTTCTCCAACATCGCCCGCGCCGCCGGCGGGATCGGGGCGACCCCGCTACAGCGGTCGCTGGGGATCCTCGCGGACAAACGGGTGATCGCGGCGGAGCTTCCCGTGTCCACGCGGCCTTCGAAGGATCGTCGCTACCGGGTCGCGGACCCTTACCTCCGCTTCTGGCTGAAGCTCCTGGGTCCGGCGATGGAAGAGATCGAGCGGGGCCGGGGTGACCTGACACTGCGGCGCATCCGTGAAAACTGGACAAGCTGGCGTGGCAGGGCCATTGAACCTCTGGTGCGCGAGGCGTTGGCGCGGCTGCTGCCCGACGCGAACCTCCCGGCCGCCCCCGCCATCGGCGGTTACTGGACCCGTACCAACGATGTGGAGATCGACGTCGTGGGAGCGGACCGCGCGCCGATCGCCAAGGAACTGTTGTTCGTGGGCTCGGTGAAGTGGCTGGAGAACTCCCCGTTCGACCGGCACGATCTCGCGGCGCTGCACCGGCACCGCGCCGCGCTCACGCCTGCTCCCGTACCTGTGATCGCTGTCTCGCGCAGCGGGATCGACTGCGCGGGGCTCGACGCCGCGTACGGCCCGGCGGAACTTCTCGCGGCGTGGTCCTCCTGA
- a CDS encoding multicopper oxidase family protein, protein MESPDPAYPPPAGPRRTFRLSHVVASSAAFFVVIGLTSFAPVLMKQVAPDAPHRPNPSAVGAPGEAKNLGDGTQLAPYEVVDGVKVFKLHAAPVSWETAPGKVRQAYAFNGIVPGPVIRVNEGDPVRIVVENDLPEPTAVHWHGMDLPNSQDGVPGLTQPEIEPGESYTYEWKAISPGTHWYHSHMHGEQEGKGLYGSLEVVPRTGDIRADRDYRIMIGDGALGFVFNGKSFPATERLSARVGEKVRIRLIGTGPEMIHPIHLHSGHFTVVAQDGRPLPVPQEMDTLNVGVGQTYDIVWTPTTTGKWMIHCHIFSHSETHEGMAGLVSVFQVDPAVVSVPDLPLIN, encoded by the coding sequence ATGGAATCTCCCGACCCCGCGTACCCTCCACCGGCCGGACCCCGCCGCACGTTCCGCCTCTCCCACGTCGTGGCGTCGAGCGCCGCGTTCTTCGTCGTCATCGGCCTGACCTCCTTCGCTCCCGTCCTCATGAAGCAGGTGGCACCCGACGCTCCGCACCGGCCGAACCCGTCCGCGGTCGGGGCGCCCGGCGAGGCCAAGAACCTCGGGGACGGCACCCAACTGGCGCCCTACGAGGTCGTCGACGGGGTCAAGGTCTTCAAGCTCCACGCGGCGCCCGTCTCCTGGGAGACCGCGCCGGGCAAGGTCCGCCAGGCCTACGCCTTCAACGGCATCGTCCCCGGCCCGGTGATCCGCGTGAACGAGGGCGACCCGGTCCGCATCGTCGTCGAGAACGATCTGCCCGAGCCGACAGCCGTGCACTGGCACGGCATGGACCTGCCCAACAGCCAGGACGGCGTACCCGGCCTCACGCAGCCCGAGATCGAGCCCGGCGAGAGCTACACCTACGAGTGGAAAGCGATCAGCCCGGGCACCCACTGGTACCACTCGCACATGCACGGCGAGCAGGAAGGCAAGGGGCTCTACGGATCCCTTGAGGTCGTGCCGAGGACCGGCGACATCCGGGCCGACCGTGACTACCGCATCATGATCGGCGACGGTGCGCTGGGCTTCGTGTTCAACGGCAAGAGCTTCCCGGCGACCGAGCGCCTCAGCGCCCGGGTGGGCGAGAAGGTCCGTATCCGTCTGATCGGCACCGGCCCGGAGATGATCCACCCGATCCACCTGCACAGCGGCCACTTCACGGTGGTGGCGCAGGACGGCCGGCCGCTGCCCGTCCCGCAGGAGATGGACACGCTGAACGTGGGCGTGGGACAGACCTACGACATCGTCTGGACACCCACCACGACGGGCAAGTGGATGATCCACTGCCACATCTTCTCGCACTCGGAGACCCACGAGGGCATGGCGGGACTCGTCTCCGTCTTCCAGGTCGACCCGGCGGTCGTCTCCGTACCGGACCTGCCCCTCATCAACTGA
- a CDS encoding MmpS family transport accessory protein yields the protein MPPALDGHRARWFLWSLGVLLLATAGGAVLAAVGGPGEPSPEERARQALQPTRHTVVYQVTSPDSTSALITYRANGINNDKSVDNAKLPWKEEVTITAGPGAAVAQVMAAGGKAGSVSCSIRIDGRVVDKRTAKGQFTDVSCSSVVQPGAE from the coding sequence ATGCCTCCCGCACTAGACGGTCACCGCGCCAGATGGTTCCTCTGGTCACTCGGCGTCCTGCTGCTCGCCACTGCCGGCGGTGCCGTCCTCGCGGCCGTCGGCGGCCCCGGGGAACCAAGCCCTGAGGAGCGCGCGCGGCAGGCTCTCCAGCCCACGCGGCACACGGTCGTCTACCAGGTCACGAGCCCCGACTCCACGTCAGCACTGATCACTTACCGGGCGAACGGCATCAACAACGACAAGAGCGTGGACAACGCCAAACTCCCGTGGAAGGAGGAAGTCACCATCACGGCAGGCCCCGGGGCGGCCGTGGCGCAGGTGATGGCGGCGGGCGGGAAGGCCGGGTCGGTCTCCTGCTCCATTCGCATCGACGGCCGGGTCGTCGACAAGCGGACCGCCAAAGGCCAGTTCACCGATGTGTCCTGCTCAAGTGTCGTGCAGCCTGGCGCAGAGTGA
- a CDS encoding RNA polymerase sigma factor, whose translation MLSHRESLLKVARRRSMNVDDAEDAVHEAMVRAAENANVDDARLGAWLTSVTIRLCVDRYRQINREADVHARSARAAAGPATVEEAVCDQAEAKWLAGHSADLPLRQAEVLSLRAQGFDLAQISQRTGLSYQAVRSLLARARRALRAVLEATLVLAVWVWRGRPRVVKEAAQTSAQAAALASVAVTLTVAGLALSAPSEAETEEDPLSRRPYVTYLPAGPGPSAGRESIPSETALSGLPVGLGDGPVSRTAAGALAPASAAPSNLRGTVLPTLPTLPTLAALPTLPALPTLPALPTLPALPEGPELALPTGPDVSAVVPSRLPVPLLDPSGPAPLDRAGPCACHIAAGPLTTGMRPPARR comes from the coding sequence GTGCTGAGTCACCGTGAGTCCTTGCTGAAGGTGGCGCGACGGCGGTCCATGAATGTGGACGACGCCGAGGACGCGGTACACGAAGCCATGGTCCGTGCGGCGGAAAACGCCAACGTGGACGACGCCCGGCTGGGCGCGTGGCTGACATCGGTGACGATACGGCTGTGCGTCGACCGGTATCGGCAGATCAACCGCGAGGCCGATGTTCACGCCCGTTCGGCGCGCGCCGCGGCCGGACCCGCCACGGTGGAGGAGGCGGTGTGCGACCAGGCGGAGGCGAAGTGGCTTGCCGGCCACAGCGCGGACCTTCCGCTACGCCAGGCGGAGGTGTTGAGCCTGCGGGCGCAGGGCTTTGACCTCGCACAGATTTCGCAGCGCACCGGACTCAGCTACCAGGCGGTTCGGTCGCTTCTGGCCAGGGCCCGCAGGGCGCTCCGCGCCGTACTGGAGGCGACACTGGTTCTCGCCGTCTGGGTGTGGCGCGGGCGGCCGCGAGTGGTGAAGGAAGCCGCGCAGACATCCGCGCAGGCAGCCGCGTTGGCGTCCGTGGCGGTGACCCTGACGGTGGCGGGACTGGCCCTGAGCGCACCTTCCGAAGCGGAGACCGAGGAGGATCCGCTTTCGCGGCGTCCGTACGTGACGTATCTCCCCGCAGGTCCGGGGCCCTCAGCGGGGCGAGAATCGATTCCGTCCGAGACGGCCTTGTCCGGTCTTCCCGTCGGGCTCGGGGACGGTCCGGTGTCGCGGACGGCCGCGGGTGCCCTGGCGCCGGCGTCCGCGGCCCCGTCGAACCTGCGGGGCACTGTTCTGCCAACCCTGCCAACCCTGCCAACTTTGGCCGCCCTGCCAACCTTGCCCGCCCTGCCAACCTTGCCTGCCCTGCCAACCTTGCCCGCCCTGCCGGAAGGCCCCGAACTGGCTCTGCCGACGGGGCCGGACGTGTCCGCCGTAGTCCCGTCCCGGCTGCCGGTTCCGCTGCTCGACCCATCGGGGCCGGCTCCGCTCGATCGAGCCGGGCCGTGCGCTTGCCACATTGCTGCCGGACCGCTGACGACGGGAATGCGGCCGCCGGCTCGGCGCTGA
- a CDS encoding helix-turn-helix domain-containing protein, with protein MLNAARLRRGWRLREAARPLGLSASYLHDAEAGPCRPSRAVAELLADGLQLNDAARAHLFARGDVADLGHSAGRATRLRGPGAAPRYWVVNPFVAASSTGAPTHGPRAVLVRGRWSARDLGGVRGDSERTR; from the coding sequence ATGCTGAACGCGGCCAGGCTCCGGCGCGGTTGGCGGTTACGCGAAGCCGCACGGCCGCTCGGCCTGTCCGCTTCCTACCTGCACGATGCGGAAGCCGGACCGTGCCGGCCGTCGCGGGCTGTCGCCGAACTGCTCGCCGACGGGCTGCAGCTCAACGACGCTGCGCGTGCCCACCTGTTCGCCCGCGGCGATGTCGCGGACCTCGGCCACTCCGCGGGGCGCGCAACCCGACTCAGAGGACCAGGAGCCGCGCCGAGGTACTGGGTTGTGAACCCGTTCGTTGCGGCGTCATCGACAGGAGCCCCCACGCACGGGCCTCGCGCTGTGCTGGTTCGTGGGCGGTGGTCGGCACGTGATCTCGGCGGGGTGAGAGGCGACAGTGAGCGGACACGATGA